Proteins encoded within one genomic window of Couchioplanes caeruleus:
- a CDS encoding M4 family metallopeptidase, with the protein MGRRRLISASAALAAGAALTLAAAPASARPQRAPSPPSGPELAAAAADRLVNSAGTASLLRRSDGDTLQRTGVVQGTRGLQYVTYARTFRGLPVVGGDVVVTTDAAGTVKDTAVAQTAHIAVGTTATVTAEKATAAAKGRLASVDSAAAPQLKVLAWGTPKLVYEAVVEGRTAQHTPSNLHVFVDAHTGKVVDQVDYVRAGTGNGYYYGNVTINTSGSGSSFSMTDPVRTGLKCGGQNGSAYTGTDDAWGNGSGTNLETACVDALWGAQRQVDMLAAWFNRGSINGNGNNPPIRVGLNDVNAYWNGSFTNFGHNQANTRQATPIDVVAHEMGHAIFQYTPGGAGGGNENGGINEATGDIFGALTEAYANSPLDPPDYQVGEEVDLVGDGPIRYMYNPSLAGDPNCWSTAIPSTEVHAAAGPLNHWFYLVAEGSAPSNGQPSSPTCNSSTVTGITIRKAGEIYYNALQAKTSTWRYANIRTASLTAAKNLYPNSCTEFNTVKAAWNAISVPAQTGESTCTGTPGNDFSISASPASGSVTAGSAATTTIATATTSGSAQTVALSASGLPSGATATFNPASVTSGASSTLTISTSASTPSGSYPITVTGTGSATHSVTYTLNVTGGPGGNCTGSNGTDVTIPDAGAAVTSTITISGCGRNASATSTVAVNIVHTYRGDLVIDLVAPDGTAYRLKNSSLTDSADNVDATYTANLSGEAGNGAWKLQVRDVYSADTGYLNTGTLTL; encoded by the coding sequence GTGGGACGCAGAAGACTCATCTCAGCATCGGCGGCGCTCGCCGCCGGGGCCGCGCTGACGCTGGCCGCGGCGCCGGCCTCGGCCCGACCCCAGCGGGCGCCCAGTCCGCCGTCCGGCCCCGAGCTGGCCGCGGCGGCCGCCGACCGGCTCGTGAACAGCGCCGGCACCGCGTCGCTGCTGCGCCGCTCCGACGGTGACACGCTCCAGCGGACCGGCGTCGTGCAGGGCACCCGCGGGCTGCAGTATGTGACGTACGCGCGGACGTTCCGGGGCCTGCCGGTGGTCGGCGGCGACGTCGTGGTGACCACCGACGCGGCGGGCACGGTCAAGGACACCGCGGTCGCGCAGACCGCGCACATCGCGGTCGGCACCACCGCGACCGTCACCGCCGAGAAGGCGACCGCGGCCGCCAAGGGCCGGCTGGCCTCGGTGGACAGCGCGGCGGCGCCGCAGCTCAAGGTGCTCGCCTGGGGCACGCCGAAGCTTGTGTACGAGGCCGTCGTCGAGGGCCGTACGGCGCAGCACACCCCCAGCAACCTGCACGTCTTCGTCGACGCGCACACCGGCAAGGTGGTCGACCAGGTCGACTACGTGCGCGCGGGCACCGGCAACGGCTACTACTACGGCAACGTCACGATCAACACCTCCGGCTCCGGCTCGTCGTTCTCGATGACCGACCCCGTCCGGACCGGCCTCAAGTGCGGCGGGCAGAACGGCAGCGCGTACACCGGCACCGACGACGCCTGGGGCAACGGCTCCGGGACGAATCTCGAGACCGCCTGCGTCGACGCGCTGTGGGGCGCCCAGCGCCAGGTCGACATGCTCGCCGCCTGGTTCAACCGCGGCAGCATCAACGGCAACGGCAACAACCCGCCGATCCGGGTCGGGCTGAACGACGTCAACGCGTACTGGAACGGGTCCTTCACGAACTTCGGCCACAACCAGGCCAACACCCGCCAGGCCACGCCGATCGACGTGGTGGCGCACGAGATGGGTCACGCGATCTTCCAGTACACGCCGGGCGGTGCCGGCGGCGGCAACGAGAACGGCGGCATCAACGAGGCCACCGGCGACATCTTCGGCGCCCTGACCGAGGCGTACGCCAACAGCCCGCTCGACCCGCCGGACTACCAGGTCGGTGAGGAGGTCGACCTGGTCGGCGACGGCCCGATCCGCTACATGTACAACCCGTCCCTGGCCGGCGACCCCAACTGCTGGTCCACCGCGATCCCGTCGACCGAGGTGCACGCCGCGGCGGGCCCGTTGAACCACTGGTTCTACCTGGTCGCCGAGGGCTCGGCGCCGAGCAACGGCCAGCCCTCCAGCCCGACCTGCAACTCGTCGACGGTCACCGGCATCACCATCCGCAAGGCCGGCGAGATCTACTACAACGCCCTGCAGGCCAAGACCTCCACCTGGCGGTACGCCAACATCCGTACGGCGTCGCTCACCGCCGCGAAGAACCTCTACCCGAACAGTTGCACCGAGTTCAACACCGTGAAGGCGGCCTGGAACGCGATCAGCGTCCCCGCGCAGACCGGCGAGTCGACCTGCACGGGCACCCCGGGCAACGACTTCTCGATCTCGGCCTCCCCGGCCTCGGGCAGCGTCACCGCGGGCTCGGCGGCCACCACCACCATCGCCACCGCCACCACGTCCGGCTCGGCGCAGACCGTCGCGCTGAGCGCCTCGGGCCTGCCCAGCGGCGCCACCGCGACGTTCAACCCGGCGTCGGTGACCTCGGGGGCCTCCTCCACGCTGACGATCTCGACCAGCGCGTCGACCCCCTCGGGCAGCTACCCGATCACGGTGACCGGCACCGGCTCGGCCACCCACTCGGTCACGTACACGCTGAACGTGACCGGCGGACCCGGCGGCAACTGTACCGGGAGCAACGGCACCGACGTCACCATCCCGGACGCCGGCGCGGCGGTGACCAGCACGATCACGATCAGCGGCTGCGGGCGCAACGCGTCGGCGACCTCCACGGTGGCGGTGAACATCGTCCACACCTACCGCGGTGACCTGGTGATCGACCTGGTCGCGCCGGACGGCACGGCCTACCGGCTGAAGAACAGCAGCCTCACCGACAGCGCCGACAACGTCGACGCCACCTACACGGCCAACCTGTCGGGCGAGGCCGGCAACGGCGCCTGGAAGCTGCAGGTCCGCGACGTGTACAGCGCGGACACCGGCTACCTCAACACCGGAACCCTGACCCTCTGA
- a CDS encoding DUF2795 domain-containing protein → MERVSSKHGPRLDEEMEQEVRGIVQGVAGGRAEEWKTAEPAGEDQPEASRMQAMDDHADLSRFGRYIGLSSMPGDREAIRRGAETLGAPTDVLADLDRLPEGVVFHTVTEIWAALGRGPAERAPQ, encoded by the coding sequence ATGGAACGAGTGAGCAGCAAACACGGGCCCCGTCTCGACGAAGAGATGGAGCAGGAGGTTCGCGGCATCGTCCAGGGCGTGGCCGGCGGCCGGGCCGAGGAGTGGAAGACCGCCGAGCCCGCGGGCGAGGACCAGCCCGAGGCGAGCCGGATGCAGGCCATGGATGACCACGCGGACCTCAGCCGCTTCGGTCGGTACATCGGCTTGTCCAGCATGCCGGGCGACCGGGAGGCGATCCGGCGGGGAGCCGAGACGCTCGGGGCTCCGACCGACGTGCTCGCGGATCTGGACAGGTTGCCGGAGGGCGTCGTCTTCCACACCGTCACCGAGATCTGGGCGGCCCTCGGCCGGGGACCGGCGGAGCGCGCACCGCAATGA
- a CDS encoding Vms1/Ankzf1 family peptidyl-tRNA hydrolase: protein MNLSFLRPLYDRPGSWVSVYLDATRASENADHEVALRWQALRDKLLDQGADPATVDAVGAAVAQHPYQPGRYGLAIFANAGEVVLLETLSAPPATDEAHHGPLPHAMPLLAQRGEDVPYVRVLADRTGAELEGLSVGGAPRRRTVTGNETFPLRKVHPGGWSHRHHQMAVEEAWKRNASDVAAAAVDLAESVGAEVIVVGGDVRAVQNFTDRLPRRWQDRVVSTDAGSRHAGADEEALDDVTIQAIAEVAERHVREAVDRYGAQRGADEAGTGLADVVTRLQRGQVDTVLLVNDSSSTDMLWIAPDDPTLIAVDERLLRESGVDTPQRVRADAALVRATAGTDANLVLVGPGEAALEHGIGAVLRYADASTAAS from the coding sequence ATGAATCTGAGTTTTCTCCGGCCGCTCTACGACCGGCCCGGGTCCTGGGTCTCCGTGTACCTGGACGCGACCCGGGCGAGCGAGAACGCCGATCACGAAGTAGCGCTGCGCTGGCAGGCACTGCGCGACAAACTGCTCGACCAGGGCGCGGACCCGGCGACCGTGGACGCCGTCGGTGCCGCCGTCGCACAACACCCGTACCAGCCGGGACGGTACGGGCTGGCGATCTTCGCCAACGCCGGCGAGGTCGTCCTGCTGGAGACCCTGTCCGCTCCCCCGGCCACCGACGAGGCCCACCACGGCCCCCTGCCGCACGCCATGCCACTGCTCGCCCAGCGCGGCGAGGACGTGCCGTACGTCCGGGTGCTCGCCGACCGCACCGGAGCCGAGCTCGAAGGCCTGTCCGTCGGCGGCGCACCGCGCCGGCGAACGGTCACCGGCAACGAGACCTTCCCGCTCCGGAAGGTGCACCCCGGCGGCTGGTCGCACCGGCACCACCAGATGGCCGTGGAGGAGGCGTGGAAGCGCAACGCCTCCGACGTGGCGGCGGCTGCCGTCGATCTTGCCGAGTCCGTCGGCGCCGAGGTCATCGTGGTCGGCGGCGACGTGCGGGCGGTACAGAACTTCACCGACCGGCTGCCCCGCCGCTGGCAGGACCGGGTGGTATCCACCGACGCCGGGTCGCGGCACGCCGGCGCCGACGAGGAAGCCCTCGACGACGTCACCATCCAGGCGATCGCCGAGGTGGCGGAGCGCCACGTCCGCGAGGCCGTCGACCGCTACGGCGCCCAGCGCGGCGCCGACGAGGCCGGCACCGGGCTGGCCGACGTGGTCACCCGGTTGCAGCGCGGACAGGTCGACACGGTCCTGCTGGTCAACGACTCGTCCTCCACCGACATGCTGTGGATCGCTCCGGACGACCCCACGCTCATCGCGGTCGACGAACGTCTGCTGCGCGAGTCCGGCGTCGACACACCCCAGCGGGTCCGCGCGGACGCCGCCCTCGTCCGGGCGACAGCCGGCACCGACGCGAACCTCGTCCTGGTCGGTCCCGGTGAAGCGGCGCTGGAGCACGGCATCGGCGCTGTGCTGCGCTACGCGGACGCGAGCACCGCGGCATCCTGA
- a CDS encoding STAS domain-containing protein: MQTVSVDTSVEGRLDVVLRGELDFTNASQVAKVVKEAITGGRPPAVRVHLAEVTFLDSSGIGLLVRAMKAADEVGADFRVENPTDKVLDQLRMSGLLEAFGLPQTE; the protein is encoded by the coding sequence GTGCAAACAGTCTCGGTGGACACGAGCGTCGAGGGCCGGCTGGACGTGGTGCTGCGGGGAGAGCTGGACTTCACCAACGCCTCGCAGGTCGCCAAGGTGGTGAAGGAAGCGATCACCGGTGGCCGGCCACCTGCGGTACGCGTGCACCTGGCAGAGGTCACCTTTCTGGATTCCTCCGGCATCGGTCTCCTGGTGCGTGCCATGAAGGCTGCCGACGAGGTCGGCGCCGACTTCCGCGTCGAGAATCCCACCGACAAAGTTCTCGATCAGCTGCGGATGTCCGGCCTGCTGGAGGCGTTCGGCCTACCCCAGACCGAGTAG
- a CDS encoding PP2C family protein-serine/threonine phosphatase — translation MSADGHQGYLQRLADLEAQIGSARLSPAVVCERAAGMLAGRIGCRIDEAHAHMRTLAGQQDKDLGTVAAGIISVLETRQATPSRRLRRSAEEVLRVARQPPTPRPRHRTEVSSDDAAPGWAAIVQQALDAMPGNHIVLVPMHDDAGLLVDYRLVAVSRTLVDLSGNTGSRLIGRRVSETYPTIVGGPVWQAWADVLADGRQRRVGPFPYVHSDDGKSSEHLLSARVHPCGTGLLNSWVRFDEQTRLAERIAQTERLGNLGWGEWDLVTDATVWSDELYRIYERDPADGPLPREESEALGLPEDEPLRRQAAEAFGRGETVDLTARTRINGKVKHLRAVIDAVRDIDGRPVKIYGIIQDVTARETSRLKLAEVQEELRTQQQNLLAEHRLAARLQHIVLPIPDGPIELHGLRAAVRYLPAEQASRVGGDWYHAAAAGDGSIVLAVGDVAGHGLQAAATMAQLRHALAALAVTTTSDPADLLTHLNRLLYAADAETGTAAIARFDPATQDLAWARAGHPAPLLARAGTVTELSDRPGPLLGAILGAAYATSTTRLDLGDVLLLYTDGLVEHRSRTLDEGLAPVLTVLGRVTAEPGPPSLEALLGALRRANPDDDTCILAAHRHAGGPESDPGTRRG, via the coding sequence ATGTCAGCGGACGGACATCAGGGGTACCTGCAGCGCCTGGCCGACCTGGAGGCGCAGATCGGCAGTGCCCGGCTGAGTCCCGCCGTGGTCTGCGAGCGGGCCGCGGGAATGCTCGCCGGGCGGATCGGCTGCCGCATCGACGAGGCCCACGCCCACATGCGGACCCTCGCCGGTCAGCAGGACAAGGACCTCGGGACCGTGGCAGCCGGAATCATCTCCGTCCTGGAGACCCGCCAGGCGACGCCGTCCCGGCGGCTACGCCGCAGCGCCGAGGAAGTGCTGCGGGTGGCACGTCAGCCGCCGACGCCACGTCCGCGGCACCGGACAGAGGTGTCTTCCGACGACGCGGCGCCCGGTTGGGCCGCCATCGTGCAACAGGCCCTGGACGCCATGCCGGGCAATCACATCGTGCTCGTCCCCATGCACGATGATGCCGGCCTGCTCGTCGACTACCGGCTCGTCGCGGTGAGCCGCACCCTGGTGGACCTGTCCGGCAACACCGGCTCGCGGCTGATCGGCCGGCGGGTGAGCGAGACGTATCCGACGATCGTCGGTGGGCCCGTGTGGCAGGCGTGGGCCGACGTCCTCGCCGACGGCCGGCAACGCCGGGTCGGTCCCTTCCCCTATGTCCACAGCGACGACGGGAAGTCCTCCGAACATCTGTTGTCCGCACGGGTGCACCCGTGCGGAACGGGCCTGCTGAACTCCTGGGTCCGCTTCGACGAGCAGACTCGCCTCGCCGAGCGCATCGCACAGACCGAACGGCTGGGCAACCTCGGCTGGGGCGAGTGGGACCTGGTCACCGACGCGACCGTGTGGTCCGACGAGCTGTACCGGATCTACGAACGAGATCCCGCCGACGGTCCCCTACCCCGGGAGGAGTCGGAGGCCCTCGGCCTGCCCGAGGACGAGCCGCTGCGCCGGCAGGCCGCGGAGGCCTTCGGCCGCGGTGAGACGGTCGATCTCACCGCCCGCACCAGGATCAATGGCAAGGTCAAACACCTGCGAGCGGTGATCGACGCGGTCCGCGACATCGACGGCAGGCCGGTCAAGATCTACGGGATCATCCAGGACGTCACGGCTCGGGAGACGAGCCGCCTCAAGCTCGCCGAGGTGCAGGAGGAACTGCGTACGCAGCAGCAGAACCTCCTCGCCGAGCACCGCCTGGCCGCTCGCCTTCAGCACATCGTCCTGCCGATCCCGGACGGCCCCATCGAGCTCCACGGGCTCCGGGCGGCGGTTCGCTACCTGCCGGCCGAGCAGGCCAGCCGGGTCGGCGGTGACTGGTACCACGCGGCGGCGGCAGGGGACGGCAGCATCGTCCTGGCCGTGGGCGACGTCGCCGGGCACGGCCTGCAGGCCGCCGCCACCATGGCCCAGCTGCGCCACGCCCTCGCCGCCCTGGCCGTCACGACCACGTCCGACCCGGCCGATCTTCTGACCCACCTCAACAGACTGCTCTACGCCGCGGATGCCGAGACCGGCACCGCCGCGATCGCGCGCTTCGACCCGGCCACCCAGGACCTCGCCTGGGCGCGGGCCGGGCACCCCGCGCCACTGCTCGCCCGGGCGGGAACCGTCACCGAGCTGTCCGACCGGCCCGGGCCGCTGCTCGGCGCCATCCTGGGCGCGGCGTACGCCACGTCCACCACCCGCCTGGATCTCGGCGACGTCCTGCTGCTCTACACCGACGGTCTCGTCGAGCACCGCTCGCGCACGCTCGACGAGGGCCTGGCCCCCGTCCTCACCGTCCTCGGGCGGGTCACCGCCGAACCCGGCCCCCCATCACTGGAGGCACTGCTCGGCGCCCTACGCCGGGCCAACCCCGACGACGACACCTGCATCCTCGCCGCCCACCGGCACGCCGGGGGTCCGGAATCGGATCCGGGAACCCGCCGTGGCTGA
- a CDS encoding ATP-binding protein — translation MADPSETHTPRRTHPLTRDFDLATLVALRHEVQQWAQRNGLTDLALYRFVVAVNEITTNAVRHGGGRGRIELWRAGDRLHCRVSDQGTGLPADRHRPARPGPQAVGGRGLWLASAGIDDLTIDTGRHGTKITLSCLAS, via the coding sequence GTGGCTGACCCGTCCGAAACGCACACCCCGAGGCGGACGCATCCGCTGACCCGGGACTTCGACCTGGCCACGCTGGTCGCCCTCCGCCACGAGGTGCAGCAATGGGCACAGCGCAACGGCCTGACCGACCTGGCCCTCTACCGGTTCGTGGTTGCCGTCAACGAGATCACCACGAACGCCGTACGCCACGGCGGAGGTCGGGGCCGCATCGAGCTGTGGCGCGCCGGCGACCGCTTGCACTGCCGGGTCAGCGACCAGGGCACCGGCCTGCCCGCCGACCGGCACCGGCCCGCCCGCCCCGGCCCGCAAGCCGTCGGCGGACGGGGACTGTGGCTGGCCAGCGCCGGCATCGATGACCTCACCATCGACACCGGCAGGCACGGCACGAAGATAACCCTCTCCTGCCTCGCCTCCTAG
- the pntB gene encoding Re/Si-specific NAD(P)(+) transhydrogenase subunit beta produces the protein MTVETAAQAAYIVAALLFILALAGLSKHETAKAGNTFGIAGMAVALAATIALAVERKISGTGLILLVVAVLIGAAIGLYRAGKVEMTGMPELIAVLHSFVGLAAVLVGWNGYLHVEAHPDGAEAALLSGQGMLGIHSAEVVIGVFIGAVTFTGSIVAFLKLSARIKSSPLMLPGKNLLNVAALAAFAALTAGFVVSSQLWMLIAATVVALLLGWHLVASIGGGDMPVVVSMLNSYSGWAAAAAGFLLENDLLIVTGALVGSSGAYLSYVMCKAMNRSFLSVIAGGFGIEAGPAGDKDYGEHRETSAEGVAELLTSADSVIITPGYGMAVAQAQHGIAELTRVLRERGVNVRFGIHPVAGRLPGHMNVLLAEARVPYDIVCEMDEINDDFAGTSVVLVIGANDTVNPAATEDPGSPIAGMPVLTVWEADDVVVFKRSMASGYAGVQNPLFFRDNCAMLFGDAKDRVDDILRAVTAAAPATARH, from the coding sequence ATGACCGTCGAAACCGCGGCGCAGGCGGCGTACATCGTCGCCGCCCTGCTCTTCATCCTCGCGCTGGCCGGTCTGTCGAAGCACGAGACCGCCAAGGCCGGCAACACCTTCGGCATCGCCGGGATGGCCGTCGCGCTGGCCGCCACCATCGCCCTCGCGGTCGAGCGCAAGATCAGCGGCACCGGCCTGATCCTGCTCGTCGTCGCCGTCCTGATCGGTGCCGCCATCGGCCTGTACCGGGCCGGCAAGGTCGAGATGACGGGCATGCCCGAACTGATCGCCGTGCTGCACAGCTTCGTCGGTCTCGCCGCGGTGCTGGTCGGCTGGAACGGCTACCTGCACGTCGAGGCCCACCCGGACGGCGCCGAGGCCGCGCTGCTGAGCGGTCAGGGCATGCTCGGCATCCACAGCGCCGAGGTGGTCATCGGCGTCTTCATCGGCGCCGTCACCTTCACCGGCTCGATCGTGGCGTTCCTCAAGCTGTCCGCCCGGATCAAGTCCAGCCCGCTGATGCTGCCCGGCAAGAACCTGCTCAACGTCGCCGCCCTCGCCGCGTTCGCCGCGCTCACCGCCGGCTTCGTGGTGTCGTCCCAGCTCTGGATGCTGATCGCCGCCACGGTGGTCGCCCTGCTGCTCGGCTGGCATCTCGTCGCCTCGATCGGCGGCGGCGACATGCCGGTGGTGGTGTCGATGCTCAACAGCTACTCCGGCTGGGCCGCCGCGGCCGCCGGCTTCCTGCTCGAGAACGACCTGCTCATCGTCACCGGTGCGCTCGTCGGCTCGTCCGGTGCGTACCTGTCGTACGTGATGTGCAAGGCGATGAACCGGTCCTTCCTGTCGGTGATCGCCGGCGGCTTCGGCATCGAAGCCGGCCCCGCCGGCGACAAGGATTACGGCGAGCACCGGGAGACCAGCGCCGAGGGCGTCGCCGAGCTGCTCACCTCCGCCGACTCCGTGATCATCACGCCCGGGTACGGGATGGCCGTCGCCCAGGCGCAGCACGGGATCGCCGAGCTCACCCGGGTCCTGCGCGAGCGTGGCGTGAACGTCCGCTTCGGCATCCACCCGGTGGCGGGCCGCCTGCCCGGTCACATGAACGTGCTGCTCGCCGAGGCGCGGGTGCCGTACGACATCGTGTGCGAGATGGACGAGATCAACGACGACTTCGCGGGCACCTCGGTGGTGCTGGTGATCGGCGCCAACGACACGGTGAACCCGGCGGCCACCGAGGACCCGGGCAGCCCCATCGCCGGCATGCCGGTGCTCACCGTCTGGGAGGCCGACGACGTCGTCGTCTTCAAGCGGTCCATGGCCTCCGGGTACGCCGGCGTGCAGAACCCGCTGTTCTTCCGGGACAACTGCGCCATGCTCTTCGGCGACGCGAAGGACCGCGTGGACGACATCCTCCGCGCGGTCACGGCCGCGGCGCCGGCAACTGCGCGCCACTGA
- a CDS encoding Re/Si-specific NAD(P)(+) transhydrogenase subunit alpha: protein MIIGVPRDPHPGERRVAATPATVTELVKLGYDVVVEAGAGSGSSFSDEAYASAGASIGDPLAADVLFTINPLPAEQLDKIGAGATLIGMLNPRLDQDLVADLARRPITALSMDAVPRISRAQSLDVLSSMANIAGYRAVVEAAHAFGRFFTGQVTAAGKVPPAKVLVAGAGVAGLAAIGAAGSLGAIVRATDPRPEVADQVRSLGGEYLSIEAADVEVSSTGYAKEMSDDYNERAARLYATQAGEVDIIITTALIPGRPAPRLITAAMVASMKPGSVIVDMAAANGGNVEGTVAGEVVVTANGVTIIGYTDLPGRLPAQASQLYGTNLVNLMKLLTPEKDGQLVLDFDDVVQRSMTVVRDGELTWPPPPVSVSAAPAAAPAVAAPAAPAPARKRPGRQLAMVGAGAAALFLLTALAPAALRGHLTVFALAIVIGYYVIGHVHHALHTPLMSVTNAISGIIVVGALLQLGHGDNLVTGLAFVAILLASINVVGGFAVTRRMLAMFSRS from the coding sequence ATGATCATCGGTGTACCGCGTGACCCGCATCCGGGTGAGCGGCGCGTCGCGGCGACACCTGCCACCGTGACAGAGCTGGTCAAGCTCGGATACGACGTGGTGGTGGAGGCCGGCGCCGGTTCCGGCTCCTCGTTCTCCGACGAGGCGTACGCCAGTGCCGGAGCGAGCATCGGCGACCCTCTGGCGGCGGACGTCCTCTTCACGATCAACCCGCTGCCCGCGGAGCAGCTCGACAAGATCGGCGCCGGCGCCACGCTGATCGGGATGCTGAATCCGCGCCTGGACCAGGATCTGGTCGCGGACCTCGCCCGCCGTCCGATCACGGCGCTGTCCATGGATGCGGTCCCACGCATCTCCCGGGCCCAGTCCCTCGACGTGCTGTCGTCGATGGCCAACATCGCCGGCTACCGCGCGGTCGTCGAGGCCGCGCACGCCTTCGGCCGGTTCTTCACCGGTCAGGTCACCGCCGCGGGCAAGGTGCCGCCGGCCAAGGTGCTCGTCGCGGGCGCGGGCGTCGCCGGCCTGGCGGCCATCGGGGCCGCGGGCAGCCTGGGCGCGATCGTCCGCGCGACCGACCCCCGGCCCGAGGTGGCCGACCAGGTCAGGTCGCTCGGCGGCGAGTACCTGTCGATCGAGGCCGCCGATGTCGAGGTCTCGTCGACCGGCTACGCCAAGGAGATGTCCGACGACTACAACGAGCGCGCCGCCCGGCTCTACGCCACGCAGGCCGGCGAGGTCGACATCATCATCACCACCGCGCTGATCCCGGGGCGCCCGGCGCCGCGGCTGATCACCGCGGCGATGGTGGCGAGCATGAAGCCGGGCAGCGTGATCGTCGACATGGCCGCGGCCAACGGCGGCAACGTCGAGGGCACCGTCGCGGGCGAGGTGGTGGTCACCGCGAACGGCGTGACCATCATCGGCTACACCGACCTGCCCGGCCGGCTGCCGGCGCAGGCCTCCCAGTTGTACGGCACCAACCTGGTGAACCTCATGAAGCTGCTGACGCCGGAGAAGGACGGGCAGCTCGTCCTCGACTTCGACGACGTCGTCCAGCGCTCGATGACCGTCGTCCGCGACGGCGAACTGACCTGGCCGCCGCCTCCGGTCTCGGTCTCCGCCGCGCCCGCCGCGGCACCGGCCGTCGCCGCGCCCGCGGCACCGGCGCCCGCGCGCAAGCGGCCCGGGCGGCAGCTCGCGATGGTCGGCGCCGGTGCGGCCGCGCTGTTCCTGCTCACCGCTCTCGCGCCGGCCGCCCTGCGCGGTCACCTCACCGTCTTCGCCCTGGCGATCGTCATCGGGTACTACGTGATCGGGCACGTGCACCACGCCCTGCACACGCCGCTGATGTCGGTGACCAACGCGATCTCCGGAATCATCGTCGTCGGCGCCCTGCTGCAACTCGGGCACGGCGACAACCTGGTGACCGGACTGGCGTTCGTCGCGATCCTGCTGGCCAGCATCAACGTCGTCGGGGGCTTCGCGGTGACGCGCCGCATGCTCGCCATGTTCTCCAGGAGCTGA